AGGCAACTAAGGAAGGGAAAAAAACTAAGTCACGAGTTGATGTGAACTCTGACTATTGCAAAGCTAGTTCAGTTAAAGATGACGTTGCCATCAGCAAAGGTCAAAATTCTGTTGAAGTTGAAGCTGATGTCAATTTTTTCCCGACCCATGAGTTCAGGGAGTCCTATGTTACTGCTACTGGACGTGTTAATGAAATGGAGCATTTGGAATCTTGTGACTCGCATGAATCCGAAAGTCTTGAGAAGACATATAATTTAACATCTGTAAGATCTTCGTTTATAAGTTCTACATTACCAGGTAAACAAATGAATTGCAGTTGCACTCCTTCAAGTGATGCAGTCGAGTCTGTCTCTGGAGAGTCATCCTGGTTTCAAAATTCCTTATTGGGATCAAGAGATGGCATCACGAAAGGGTGTCATAGGGAAATTAGGCGGACAGTTGATGTTATACCATTATCCGGAAACATAAATTTACATATTAATGATGCAAAAGTTGGACTGGATGAATCTGTATCAAATAGTGGAGAGGAGGATAAAGATGGCGACTTTCATCCTGAAAATGGACACTTTGTGGATTCTGCGGAGAGTTGTATGCTTTGCGAAAGAGAAAAGTTCAAGGAAACTGATGAATACAAAAGAGCTCTGGAGGAAGGACGGGCTTCCCGGCAACAAGCGCTAAAAATCCAGGTTTATATTGTTTCCTGTTTTGTATAAATCCTCTTATCTGAAAAGCGTTGACATATGTTTTTATCCTCTTTTTAGTCTCAACTTGTGTTGTGATTCGGTGAATGTAGTTTACTTGCCCAATAGAGATAGTTTTAGAG
The sequence above is a segment of the Primulina huaijiensis isolate GDHJ02 unplaced genomic scaffold, ASM1229523v2 scaffold206574, whole genome shotgun sequence genome. Coding sequences within it:
- the LOC140966467 gene encoding uncharacterized protein; translation: MEHLESCDSHESESLEKTYNLTSVRSSFISSTLPGKQMNCSCTPSSDAVESVSGESSWFQNSLLGSRDGITKGCHREIRRTVDVIPLSGNINLHINDAKVGLDESVSNSGEEDKDGDFHPENGHFVDSAESCMLCEREKFKETDEYKRALEEGRASRQQALKIQAEEAQHLHQLQKRNKAENEHTMDSVESCMIGERENFKETDEYKRAMEEEWAFRQQALKIQVYIFEPRIVMSSLYLTCSSGSVYNS